In Sphingobacterium thalpophilum, a genomic segment contains:
- a CDS encoding glycoside hydrolase family 43 protein, giving the protein MNKIYLLISALFLSFVQTTIAQHTTAVSIGKANIPIDGIFQADPTVFFYGGYYYLYGTNGDSEEQQGFKVYQSTDLKHWKVPAGTTSGFALLKGDAFGSTGFWAPQVWFEKGKFYMAYTADEHIAIAVSDSPVGPFKQTSKAPLEVGQKQIDPFVFSDRNGRKYLFHVRLTQGNRIFVAELKSDYSGIKGETLKECVHAELPWENTANAEWTVTEGPTVIQQGQYYYMFYSANDFRNKDYAVGVAIADNVYGPWKKLEGQPALSRKNSGFAGTGHGDVFKKGKQWNYVFHTHFSDEKVAPRRTAIIPFNFASTGDGITVPRFDTAKFRFLATDQGLTQNGKSYQTDVAFGDPFIVFDPPTDRYYLYGTGGTENGFIAYSSKDLKTWTKERKVYDANQPNGWGEKDFWAPEVYRVNNKYYMYYSAHWKDNPKQHIENYRIGVAVADSPLGPFKDLTGKPIFDPGYPIIDANVFRDTDNRNYLFYSRCCYEHPVESEVADWAKQKYGYSRIEESWVYGVELDSSMTKTIGDPVLLMRPPVSMNDAQAEWESRSVTSGEINRRWTEGSFLMKKNGQYYMMYSANYFAGANYAVGYGTATAPLGSYEKSPANPIIEKNTHSGRVISGTGHNSLFSDREGKLRCVYHGRTIKTGDKRIVFISDVFFNENGQLHIVTD; this is encoded by the coding sequence ATGAACAAAATATACCTCTTAATTAGTGCCCTTTTTCTGTCTTTTGTACAGACGACAATCGCACAGCATACCACAGCAGTATCGATAGGAAAGGCGAATATTCCAATAGACGGGATTTTTCAGGCTGATCCAACCGTATTCTTTTACGGGGGATATTATTACCTGTACGGTACGAATGGAGATTCTGAAGAACAGCAGGGGTTTAAAGTGTATCAATCTACAGATTTGAAACATTGGAAGGTCCCGGCAGGCACAACTTCAGGTTTTGCTCTTTTAAAAGGAGATGCTTTTGGATCGACGGGATTTTGGGCGCCACAAGTATGGTTTGAAAAGGGTAAATTTTATATGGCTTATACAGCAGATGAGCATATAGCAATTGCAGTTAGTGATAGCCCTGTAGGTCCTTTTAAGCAAACTTCCAAAGCACCACTTGAAGTCGGGCAAAAGCAGATAGATCCATTTGTATTCAGCGATCGCAATGGGAGGAAATACCTGTTTCATGTCAGATTAACGCAAGGAAATAGAATTTTTGTCGCCGAATTAAAGTCCGATTATTCGGGAATAAAAGGAGAGACGCTAAAAGAATGTGTCCATGCGGAATTACCCTGGGAAAATACAGCAAATGCAGAGTGGACGGTTACCGAAGGTCCTACTGTTATCCAGCAAGGCCAGTATTATTATATGTTTTATTCGGCAAATGATTTTCGAAATAAAGACTATGCTGTCGGCGTGGCAATCGCGGATAATGTCTATGGGCCTTGGAAAAAACTGGAAGGTCAGCCGGCATTAAGCCGAAAAAATAGCGGTTTTGCCGGAACTGGACATGGCGACGTTTTCAAAAAAGGAAAGCAATGGAATTATGTCTTTCACACACACTTTTCAGATGAAAAAGTGGCACCTCGGAGAACCGCTATCATACCGTTTAATTTTGCATCAACTGGTGATGGTATTACGGTTCCTCGGTTTGATACCGCAAAGTTTCGCTTCCTGGCTACAGATCAGGGATTGACCCAGAATGGAAAATCCTATCAAACGGATGTAGCCTTTGGCGATCCCTTTATTGTATTTGATCCGCCTACCGATCGATATTATTTATATGGCACAGGTGGAACTGAAAACGGCTTTATTGCTTATAGTTCCAAAGATCTGAAAACATGGACGAAGGAAAGGAAAGTATATGATGCCAACCAGCCTAATGGCTGGGGAGAAAAAGATTTTTGGGCGCCTGAAGTTTACCGGGTCAATAACAAATACTATATGTATTATAGCGCCCATTGGAAAGATAATCCAAAACAACATATTGAAAACTATCGCATCGGGGTAGCTGTGGCGGATAGTCCCTTAGGGCCATTCAAAGACCTTACTGGAAAACCTATTTTTGATCCGGGATATCCAATTATTGATGCGAACGTTTTTAGAGATACCGACAATAGGAATTATCTGTTTTATTCGCGTTGTTGCTACGAGCATCCGGTGGAGTCGGAGGTTGCGGATTGGGCGAAGCAGAAGTATGGCTATAGCAGGATCGAAGAGAGCTGGGTGTATGGTGTTGAATTGGACAGCAGTATGACTAAAACGATCGGGGACCCAGTCCTTTTAATGCGACCTCCAGTTTCGATGAATGACGCACAGGCTGAATGGGAGAGTAGGTCAGTCACTTCGGGTGAGATAAATAGACGATGGACAGAAGGTTCTTTTCTAATGAAAAAAAACGGACAATATTATATGATGTATTCCGCCAACTATTTTGCTGGAGCCAATTATGCGGTAGGCTATGGAACGGCAACTGCCCCATTGGGAAGCTATGAAAAGTCACCTGCTAACCCAATCATTGAAAAAAATACCCATAGCGGGAGAGTAATTTCGGGTACCGGACACAATAGCCTATTTAGCGATAGAGAAGGAAAGCTCCGCTGTGTGTATCACGGACGTACTATAAAAACGGGTGATAAACGCATCGTTTTTATCAGCGACGTTTTTTTTAATGAAAATGGCCAATTGCATATCGTTACAGATTGA
- a CDS encoding ATP-binding protein gives MNHTIQSSNQTAIKLQSFGKLVILDRHFTIVGVTESVVNEHYTSEALLGTHFFHSFGHIFGEALLKVRNAVMELLENGQSRHILPIKIKNDRVYVKLRRHDEYLYIEWEQQHKKYIAAKKINELNFLLDTIQPNNWNRVCSAINKILNYDRVFVLQIQETGYSSVIAEHTANGRSSFKGKEFSKDFMPEEVLSYYRSYSYRYAPNMDDQGQEFYYKDEAIDPLSSLLSPLPELHQLFLKEINVQSALFFRICIDDDFWGLVVAQHDEKRVVDLQQRKLCTFAIQAATNKYESHIKQNLLERTELLKLAEEELKKSLSENKMVNCALIQHMDILTQLVDADGLAIFNQGDVFNYGQSPPKAQFYELIQFLQKHTDKALFKDYNFRLNHQENFKEKLGFAGLMYLKVGLENDYYIVWFRREYSSQVMQLELKEEQDGKKQLKIWEDTRYDVAKPWNDAEINFVLRLNQIIKESIFAKLKERQLLNDELLSLNNELEMFTHTLSHDLKNPLSILKMGIQFLQQHPDNIDFKKINKWYQNFSRSVTNIEDIINNMVQLSQHRSSILDKEPLPMAYTIQRIFQENSILYNVNNCRPTFGTLLPIWGEKSAAYQIFSNLIINAIKYSAQSDSPVVSIDSSHEDDYTHYQIKDNGIGIPSEHLPHIYEMFTRADNVGSIPGTGIGLSLVKRIMERLGGNIKIESEVGLGTTVHLYFPIVKPFPEQMLLN, from the coding sequence ATGAATCATACAATCCAATCGAGCAATCAAACCGCTATTAAGCTTCAATCTTTTGGCAAACTGGTCATTTTAGATCGGCACTTTACGATCGTCGGAGTAACGGAGTCTGTCGTAAATGAACATTATACCAGTGAAGCTCTATTAGGAACTCATTTTTTTCATAGCTTTGGCCATATCTTCGGCGAAGCTTTGTTAAAAGTGAGGAATGCTGTGATGGAACTTCTTGAAAACGGACAGTCGCGCCACATTTTACCCATTAAAATTAAAAACGACCGTGTTTATGTAAAATTACGTAGACATGATGAATATCTTTACATTGAATGGGAACAACAACATAAAAAATATATTGCCGCTAAAAAAATTAACGAGCTCAATTTTTTGTTGGATACCATTCAGCCAAATAACTGGAATCGCGTTTGTTCGGCCATCAACAAGATATTGAATTATGATCGTGTTTTCGTTTTGCAAATTCAAGAAACGGGGTATAGTTCGGTGATTGCTGAGCATACGGCAAATGGACGGTCTTCTTTCAAGGGCAAGGAATTCTCCAAAGATTTTATGCCCGAGGAAGTTTTGTCTTACTATCGTAGTTATTCGTATAGATACGCTCCCAACATGGACGATCAGGGACAAGAATTCTATTATAAAGATGAGGCCATCGATCCCCTTTCGAGCTTATTATCTCCTCTGCCTGAACTCCATCAGCTTTTTTTAAAAGAAATAAATGTTCAAAGTGCCCTTTTTTTTCGAATCTGTATTGATGATGATTTTTGGGGACTTGTGGTTGCGCAGCATGACGAAAAGCGTGTAGTCGACCTACAACAACGAAAACTATGCACATTTGCCATCCAGGCGGCAACCAACAAATATGAAAGTCATATTAAACAGAATCTTTTGGAAAGAACAGAACTTCTTAAGCTTGCAGAAGAAGAATTAAAGAAAAGTCTCTCTGAAAATAAGATGGTAAATTGTGCCTTGATACAACATATGGACATTCTAACTCAGCTTGTGGATGCAGATGGTTTGGCAATTTTCAATCAAGGCGACGTTTTTAACTATGGGCAGTCTCCTCCTAAAGCACAGTTTTATGAACTCATTCAATTCCTGCAGAAACATACCGACAAAGCCCTCTTTAAAGACTACAACTTTCGTCTAAATCATCAAGAAAACTTTAAAGAAAAGCTTGGTTTTGCCGGTCTAATGTATTTAAAGGTAGGCTTGGAGAACGATTATTACATCGTTTGGTTTAGAAGAGAATATAGCAGTCAGGTCATGCAATTGGAGTTAAAAGAAGAACAGGATGGTAAAAAGCAGCTCAAAATCTGGGAAGATACGCGTTATGATGTTGCCAAGCCATGGAATGATGCTGAAATTAACTTTGTACTTCGCTTAAATCAAATCATCAAAGAATCCATCTTTGCGAAATTGAAAGAACGCCAGCTCCTCAATGACGAACTTCTCAGCTTAAACAATGAATTGGAAATGTTTACCCATACGCTTTCCCACGATTTGAAAAACCCGCTGTCCATCTTAAAAATGGGTATACAATTTCTTCAGCAACACCCCGACAATATCGATTTTAAAAAAATCAATAAATGGTATCAGAATTTCAGCCGAAGTGTCACCAACATTGAGGATATTATCAACAATATGGTACAATTAAGTCAACACCGATCCAGCATTTTAGACAAAGAGCCACTTCCAATGGCCTACACCATTCAGCGTATATTCCAAGAAAACAGTATTCTATATAACGTCAATAATTGTCGGCCCACTTTTGGTACATTATTGCCTATTTGGGGCGAGAAAAGTGCCGCTTATCAAATTTTTTCCAATTTAATTATCAACGCTATAAAATATTCAGCCCAGTCGGACAGCCCTGTGGTATCCATAGATAGTTCGCATGAAGATGATTATACCCATTATCAAATCAAGGATAATGGAATTGGCATACCCAGTGAACACCTACCGCACATATACGAAATGTTTACAAGGGCGGATAACGTGGGCTCCATACCAGGTACGGGCATTGGTCTTTCACTCGTAAAGCGCATCATGGAGCGGTTGGGAGGAAATATAAAAATTGAATCGGAAGTCGGTTTGGGTACAACAGTTCATCTTTACTTTCCAATTGTTAAGCCATTTCCCGAACAAATGTTGCTCAATTAA
- a CDS encoding Ku protein, with translation MRAIWTGAIGFGLVNIPIKLYSATENASLDLDMLDRKDLSNIKFKRVNEQTGKEVKWDNIVKGYFMKDHYVVLEDADFEDASPEKSKLINLHAFVKLMDVDSIYFETPYYLEPQKGGEKAYQLLVKALEKTKMAGLGAFVMRNVEHLALIKPYRNALVLNKIRYQQEIRGLDDLKLPTTIKIQKVEMDMATQLIEQHSKSFDISKYKNEYMDELLKIIKQKDKGKRPTIRKMKVEHTKADDLLAKLKASLG, from the coding sequence ATGCGTGCAATTTGGACAGGGGCTATTGGTTTTGGCTTAGTTAATATTCCCATAAAATTATATAGTGCAACTGAAAATGCAAGTCTCGATTTGGACATGCTTGATCGTAAAGATTTATCCAATATTAAATTCAAACGGGTAAATGAACAGACTGGTAAAGAAGTAAAGTGGGACAATATTGTTAAAGGATACTTTATGAAAGACCACTATGTAGTTTTGGAAGACGCCGATTTTGAAGATGCAAGTCCGGAGAAATCAAAACTTATCAATCTGCATGCATTTGTAAAACTGATGGATGTTGACAGTATTTATTTTGAAACACCTTATTACCTCGAACCACAGAAGGGCGGTGAGAAAGCTTATCAGCTGCTTGTCAAAGCTTTAGAAAAAACAAAAATGGCGGGTTTAGGAGCATTTGTGATGCGAAATGTCGAACATCTAGCCCTTATAAAACCCTATCGTAATGCATTGGTATTGAATAAAATTCGCTATCAGCAGGAGATTAGGGGCTTGGACGACCTTAAATTGCCCACTACAATAAAAATTCAAAAGGTGGAAATGGACATGGCGACACAGCTGATTGAGCAGCACAGTAAGTCCTTTGATATTAGTAAATATAAAAATGAATACATGGACGAGCTCCTAAAAATTATCAAGCAAAAAGACAAGGGAAAACGCCCAACCATCCGAAAAATGAAAGTTGAGCATACAAAAGCAGACGATCTCCTTGCCAAACTAAAAGCGAGCTTGGGTTAA
- a CDS encoding FAD-binding oxidoreductase, giving the protein MDLKSNEPFWLVKNGLLNTYPSLQKDISCDVLIVGGGITGALIAHQCMADGKKCVLIDKREIVNGSSAATTSMLQYEIDIPLYRLKELIGIQGAIASYRACGEAIDKLGRLAKKIRSKAGFRSKQSLYYAAKKKDIAWLKVEFEARQEAGFDVKWLTERDIRERYAMCGAYGGILSDLGASIDAFCFTHELLAYNVNRGLSIFDKTALEKVFYKSGYNSAITSTGAKIKAEKIIYCTGYETTNLISEKFVDLLSTFAIVSEADKEHNQLYRDLLIWNTATPYLYMRTTDDDRFLIGGEDETFRDPIKRDELIAKKSHKLAQSFNKIFVDKTFRTDFTWAGTFGTTKDGLPYIGEHRKFKNSYFVCGFGGNGITFSVAAMEMVASWLHKLNHPLEEWFRFGR; this is encoded by the coding sequence ATGGATTTAAAGTCAAATGAGCCATTTTGGTTGGTGAAGAATGGTCTCTTAAATACCTATCCTTCCTTACAAAAAGATATAAGCTGTGATGTACTTATTGTAGGAGGGGGGATCACCGGAGCCTTGATTGCGCATCAATGTATGGCCGATGGAAAGAAATGTGTTCTTATAGATAAGCGGGAAATTGTGAATGGGAGTTCGGCGGCAACAACTTCCATGTTACAATATGAGATTGATATTCCCTTATATAGATTAAAGGAATTAATCGGCATTCAGGGGGCAATTGCGAGCTACCGAGCCTGTGGAGAAGCGATTGATAAATTAGGTAGACTTGCCAAGAAAATCCGATCGAAAGCTGGTTTTAGAAGCAAACAGTCACTCTACTATGCGGCAAAGAAAAAGGATATAGCTTGGCTAAAGGTGGAGTTCGAAGCAAGGCAAGAAGCTGGCTTCGACGTCAAGTGGCTGACGGAGCGGGATATCAGGGAACGTTATGCAATGTGCGGTGCTTATGGGGGTATACTTTCGGATCTAGGGGCAAGCATTGACGCCTTTTGTTTCACACACGAACTATTGGCATATAATGTTAACCGAGGGTTATCTATTTTTGACAAAACAGCGTTGGAAAAAGTGTTTTATAAGTCTGGTTATAATTCAGCGATTACTTCAACAGGGGCTAAAATCAAAGCGGAAAAGATTATCTATTGTACAGGATACGAAACAACAAATCTCATTTCCGAAAAATTTGTTGACCTGCTAAGCACATTTGCTATTGTATCGGAAGCTGATAAAGAACATAATCAGCTATATCGCGACCTTCTCATCTGGAATACGGCCACGCCCTATTTGTATATGCGAACAACAGACGACGATAGGTTTCTGATTGGAGGAGAAGATGAGACCTTTAGAGATCCCATCAAGCGAGATGAGCTCATTGCAAAGAAGTCTCATAAGTTAGCGCAGTCATTTAATAAAATTTTTGTCGATAAAACCTTCCGCACTGATTTTACTTGGGCAGGTACATTTGGGACGACCAAAGATGGATTACCTTATATCGGAGAACATAGAAAGTTCAAAAATTCATATTTTGTATGTGGCTTCGGCGGAAATGGTATAACCTTTTCTGTTGCAGCAATGGAGATGGTTGCGAGTTGGCTTCATAAGCTAAACCATCCATTGGAAGAATGGTTTAGATTTGGCCGGTAA
- a CDS encoding PA2169 family four-helix-bundle protein encodes MENNTVNDRTLTSDLIQINNDRIAGYQKAVEIATRLHLEHLNNTFIEFMNQSEVFIEELKPYLAPREDDSIGGTMISGKLFRIWMEIKSAISGNDERSLLCSCEQGEDAFTHTYKDVVDHEDWEISHDLLLLIEKQLGIQLEAHEYIKTLRDKATTS; translated from the coding sequence ATGGAAAACAATACGGTAAATGATCGTACATTAACCAGCGACCTTATACAGATCAACAACGATCGGATTGCAGGTTATCAAAAAGCTGTAGAAATAGCCACGCGCCTCCATCTTGAACATTTAAATAACACCTTTATTGAGTTTATGAACCAATCCGAGGTATTTATTGAAGAATTAAAACCCTACCTAGCTCCGCGGGAAGACGACTCAATCGGAGGAACGATGATCAGTGGCAAGCTATTCAGAATTTGGATGGAGATAAAATCCGCCATTTCAGGAAATGATGAAAGGAGTTTACTATGCAGCTGTGAGCAAGGTGAAGATGCCTTTACACATACCTATAAGGATGTTGTTGACCATGAAGACTGGGAAATCAGCCATGATCTGCTCCTGCTCATCGAAAAACAACTTGGTATACAGCTCGAAGCTCACGAATATATTAAAACGTTACGAGACAAGGCCACAACGTCTTAA
- a CDS encoding RNA polymerase sigma factor, protein MNNSNLNLLVEEKRSLLKHFAGKFTNDPDEKEDLIQETLIRALKSIDDFIRHPKLMSWLYVIMKNVYINQYRKAKRTNDIHETYIGLESTNTIETNKSDNKFIADDIEKAMCSLSEENYQVFQLFLEGYKYHEIASYFDMPEGTIKTRIHMTRKKLQKQLKIYRLK, encoded by the coding sequence ATGAACAATTCCAATTTAAATTTGTTAGTCGAAGAAAAAAGAAGTCTTTTGAAACATTTCGCGGGAAAATTCACCAATGATCCTGATGAAAAAGAGGATTTGATTCAAGAAACACTTATCCGCGCATTAAAATCGATCGATGATTTTATCCGTCACCCCAAGTTAATGTCTTGGCTTTACGTTATTATGAAAAATGTATACATCAATCAATACCGCAAAGCGAAGCGTACGAATGATATCCACGAAACCTACATCGGTCTCGAAAGTACCAACACAATAGAAACAAATAAAAGTGACAATAAATTCATCGCGGATGATATTGAAAAAGCGATGTGCAGTTTATCTGAAGAAAATTATCAAGTGTTTCAATTATTTCTCGAAGGATACAAGTATCATGAGATAGCCTCTTATTTTGACATGCCCGAAGGCACTATAAAAACCCGGATCCACATGACAAGAAAGAAACTTCAAAAGCAACTTAAAATTTACAGGCTCAAATAA
- a CDS encoding IS4 family transposase: MINLNVFSQILSLIDRELFKDLVSKHKSDKHQKGINSWTHLVSMLFCHFSSADSVRDISNGLRSTTGNLNHLGVVRAPSKSNISYINTHRTHELFKDLYFSVLERLWQKDTHFRKDLVQLKRKVYLMDASIIPLCLSVFDWAKFRSTKGAVKLHTVLDYDGCLPVFMQITDGKVHESQRAGSYSFSKGSVVVVDRGYVDYSWLGDLDSRGCYFVTRSKVNMKYKVIKSYQSEALMEKGILKDELIELSGAACNKYNGKPLRLVHFWDSTTGNEYHFLTNNTKWKASLVANIYKQRWHIEVFFKHLKQRLKVSTFIGTSENAVMIQIWTSLIGILLLKYLQKKAKYDWNLSNLVAFIRMNIFVKINIWQWIDDPFFRPPIKGKKGQLKIFAD; this comes from the coding sequence ATGATAAATTTAAATGTTTTTAGTCAGATTTTATCTCTTATCGACCGCGAATTATTCAAAGATTTGGTTTCAAAGCACAAAAGTGACAAACATCAGAAAGGGATCAACAGCTGGACGCATCTAGTCAGTATGCTTTTCTGTCATTTTTCCTCGGCAGATTCGGTCCGTGATATTAGTAACGGTCTACGCAGTACCACTGGTAATCTGAACCACTTAGGTGTAGTAAGAGCTCCAAGTAAGTCTAATATATCCTATATCAACACACACCGTACCCATGAACTTTTCAAAGATCTTTATTTCTCTGTTTTGGAAAGGCTTTGGCAAAAGGATACGCATTTTCGCAAAGATCTTGTTCAGCTAAAGCGTAAAGTATATCTGATGGATGCAAGCATCATCCCCTTATGTCTATCTGTATTTGACTGGGCAAAGTTTCGCAGCACCAAAGGTGCCGTAAAGCTGCACACTGTCTTGGATTATGATGGCTGCCTACCTGTTTTTATGCAGATTACCGATGGAAAAGTACATGAGAGCCAGCGAGCCGGTAGTTACAGTTTTTCCAAGGGAAGCGTGGTGGTAGTGGACCGTGGCTACGTGGATTACAGCTGGCTTGGGGATTTGGACAGCAGGGGGTGTTACTTCGTTACCAGGAGTAAAGTTAATATGAAGTACAAGGTTATCAAGTCCTATCAGAGTGAAGCACTCATGGAAAAGGGGATCCTTAAGGATGAGCTCATTGAGCTATCCGGTGCTGCCTGCAATAAATACAACGGCAAGCCGCTACGCCTAGTCCACTTTTGGGACAGCACCACTGGCAATGAGTACCACTTTTTGACCAATAATACGAAGTGGAAGGCTTCTTTGGTGGCAAACATCTATAAACAACGCTGGCATATCGAAGTCTTCTTCAAGCATCTAAAGCAGCGCTTAAAAGTATCGACATTCATAGGGACTTCTGAAAATGCAGTGATGATCCAGATCTGGACTTCACTCATTGGCATATTACTGTTAAAATACTTACAAAAAAAGGCCAAATATGACTGGAACCTGTCCAATCTGGTCGCATTCATCAGAATGAATATCTTCGTGAAAATAAACATCTGGCAATGGATAGATGATCCCTTTTTCAGGCCGCCTATAAAAGGAAAAAAGGGACAGCTAAAGATCTTCGCAGATTGA
- a CDS encoding glycoside hydrolase family 15 protein translates to MNENTMEKRHTYQSGIIGNCSYIAHVGMDTNISWLCWPSFEDSFVFGSMLDKQQGGRFEISSEEPIVETKQYYIKNSNVLCTEIHTASYAYRVTDFAPRFEQFGRYFKPLMLVRKIEPLYGVPSVNVRCHPTGDYGRLALKPTRGSNHILYSNDQIGERIRLTTDLPISHFFQEESWTIISENKYLVLTYDAAFESAIAGTCEDFLHKTISYWQRWIKRCSIPNIYQTEVIRSALVLKLHQYEDTGAIIAASTTSLPEYPGSGRNWDYRYCWVRDSYYVLTALTHIGQFEEMESFANYIAGITHRNPGRLQPLYGILGNSELTEHILPYLKGYQESGPVRIGNQAFEHIQNDVYGQAMIALLPLFTDQRFKIHENKNVLGWVNFILEKIEATIEEKDAGIWEFRNFANHHCYSNLFQWVGCKAALLIARQNGYQDMEDRANVLLKKAEAYIEACYDEERKVYQNALDSRNLDASTLQLIVMDYLDPKSDRARHHLEMLEKELKGENGLFYRYKHQDDFGRPKSTFLVCAFWYVEALACVGRVEEAKEILERLLTYSNHLGLFSEDVTEDNGSQWGNFPQAYSHVGLMNAVYRLAIKLDKPIFH, encoded by the coding sequence ATGAACGAAAATACAATGGAAAAAAGACATACCTATCAATCTGGAATCATTGGCAATTGTTCCTATATTGCGCATGTCGGTATGGATACCAATATATCTTGGCTGTGCTGGCCCTCTTTCGAAGATAGCTTTGTATTTGGCAGTATGCTCGACAAACAGCAAGGCGGGCGCTTTGAGATCAGCTCAGAGGAACCTATTGTCGAAACCAAGCAATACTACATCAAAAACTCCAACGTGCTCTGCACGGAAATCCATACAGCGTCCTATGCCTATCGCGTTACGGATTTTGCCCCTCGATTTGAACAATTCGGACGATATTTTAAACCTTTGATGTTGGTCCGGAAGATCGAACCTTTATATGGGGTCCCCAGTGTAAACGTTAGGTGTCATCCTACTGGCGACTATGGCCGATTGGCACTTAAACCAACCCGTGGAAGCAATCATATCCTGTATAGTAACGACCAGATCGGGGAACGAATTCGCCTTACTACGGATCTGCCCATTTCTCATTTCTTTCAAGAGGAGAGCTGGACCATCATCAGTGAGAATAAATACCTTGTATTGACCTATGATGCTGCTTTCGAATCAGCTATCGCAGGTACCTGCGAAGATTTCCTCCATAAGACAATTAGCTATTGGCAGCGATGGATTAAAAGATGTAGTATTCCCAACATCTATCAAACAGAAGTTATTCGATCCGCTTTGGTGCTAAAGCTCCATCAATATGAGGACACAGGAGCAATTATAGCAGCTTCGACAACAAGCTTGCCCGAGTACCCTGGTTCTGGCAGAAACTGGGACTACCGCTATTGCTGGGTACGGGATAGCTACTATGTGCTAACGGCACTGACGCATATCGGTCAATTTGAAGAAATGGAAAGCTTTGCAAACTATATTGCCGGCATCACACATCGTAATCCGGGAAGGCTTCAACCATTGTACGGTATTCTCGGCAATTCCGAGCTTACGGAACATATTTTACCCTATCTAAAAGGATATCAGGAAAGCGGTCCAGTGCGAATCGGGAACCAGGCGTTTGAACATATCCAAAATGACGTCTATGGTCAGGCTATGATTGCATTGTTGCCTCTTTTCACTGATCAGCGTTTTAAAATCCATGAAAACAAAAATGTCTTAGGCTGGGTGAATTTTATTCTGGAAAAAATAGAAGCCACAATCGAGGAAAAAGATGCCGGCATTTGGGAGTTCCGGAACTTTGCCAACCATCACTGCTATTCGAATCTTTTCCAATGGGTTGGATGCAAAGCTGCCCTATTAATTGCACGCCAAAATGGTTATCAGGATATGGAGGATCGCGCGAATGTTCTCCTAAAAAAGGCAGAAGCTTACATTGAAGCTTGTTATGACGAGGAGCGAAAAGTCTATCAAAACGCATTAGACAGCCGAAATTTAGATGCAAGCACCTTACAGCTTATTGTTATGGATTATCTTGACCCAAAATCGGACCGTGCACGTCATCACCTCGAGATGCTGGAAAAAGAATTAAAAGGCGAAAATGGACTTTTTTATCGGTATAAGCATCAAGATGATTTTGGCCGCCCCAAATCCACGTTCTTGGTCTGTGCATTTTGGTATGTAGAAGCCTTGGCCTGCGTAGGGCGTGTGGAAGAAGCGAAAGAGATTCTCGAACGTTTGCTGACCTACAGCAATCACTTAGGTCTGTTCAGCGAAGATGTTACGGAAGATAACGGTAGCCAATGGGGTAATTTCCCTCAAGCCTATAGTCACGTTGGATTGATGAATGCTGTTTACCGCCTAGCGATAAAATTGGATAAACCAATTTTTCATTAA